A region of Papaver somniferum cultivar HN1 unplaced genomic scaffold, ASM357369v1 unplaced-scaffold_160, whole genome shotgun sequence DNA encodes the following proteins:
- the LOC113337495 gene encoding 1,2-dihydroxy-3-keto-5-methylthiopentene dioxygenase 2-like, with amino-acid sequence MEDSRAKVIQAWYMDESDEDQRLPHHREPKEYVSFDRLNELGVLSWNLDADNYETDEELKKIRAERGYTYVDFCTVCPEKMPNYDQKIKDFFEEHLHTDEEIRYCVDGSGYFDVRDENEKWIRVWVKKGGMIVLPAGMYHRFTLDTDNYIKAMRLFVGEPVWTPYNRPHDELPARKEYLDTFINKESGNHAVTAAT; translated from the exons ATGGAG GATTCAAGGGCAAAAGTCATTCAGGCATGGTACATGGATGAGAGTGATGAAGACCAAAGACTTCCTCATCACCGTGAACCCAAGGAATATGTGTCGTTTGACCGACTTAATG AACTTGGAGTCCTTAGCTGGAATTTAGATGCAGATAACTATGAGACTGATGAGGAACTCAAGAAGATTCGTGCAGAACGCGGATATACCTATGTG GACTTCTGCACTGTGTGCCCAGAAAAGATGCCAAATTATGATCAAAAGATAAAGGACTTTTTCGAAGAACATCTTCACACCGATGAGGAAATCCGGTACTGTGTGGATGGAAGTG GGTATTTCGATGTCAGGGATGAGAACGAAAAGTGGATTCGCGTCTGGGTAAAGAAAGGGGGAATGATTGTACTGCCTGCAGGAATGTACCACCGTTTTACTCTCGATACCGACAACTACATTAAG GCAATGCGACTCTTTGTTGGTGAACCAGTGTGGACTCCATACAACCGTCCTCACGACGAGCTTCCTGCTAG GAAGGAGTATCTGGACACTTTCATAAACAAAGAATCTGGTAACCATGCTGTCACTGCTGCAACTTGA